One genomic segment of Impatiens glandulifera chromosome 6, dImpGla2.1, whole genome shotgun sequence includes these proteins:
- the LOC124942275 gene encoding protein NRT1/ PTR FAMILY 1.2-like, with protein MKNSEVREPLLASKKGGFRTIPFIIANEAFEKVASFGLTANMIMYLMNEYHMDMATGSNLLFIWSSFSNLLPVVGAYFADSFVGRFRMIAYGSIFSFLGTLLLWLTTMIPQAKPPPCIISTFESQCLGPTFYQLVLLCSSFLLMSVGAGGIRSASVAFGAEQLEDSDTLKQAGAMETFLGWYNAMTALSVVIAITFIVYIQEKFGWRVGFGVPAVLMLVSALSFFMASSLYRNANMSKSSLMTGLVQVVVAACRKKGVVSTVSDGNKANSLYYRLKESTILVPSDKLSYFNKACIIEDAENDLTTDGKPSNPWRLCTIDQVEDLKRLIKLIPIWSTGILMTVNLSQNTFPIIQVNSMDRHITPTFQIPAASFTIFMILSMIAWIVIYDRILIPTASKIMGKPANLSPITRIGLGLCFAFLSMIVRASVETTRRSLAHELGIVDDPTSVVPMSAMWLLPQNMLMGVAEALCVVGQTELYMSELPRGMWSLSSCLSGIAGGIGGLVAGLMMNGIDLVSKRGGKESWISSNINKGHYDYYCIVLAGVCLVNLVYFIICSRAYENTNGRVRVKKNEEENVSKCEEVAN; from the exons ATGAAGAACTCAGAAGTGAGAGAGCCTCTTCTAGCTTCCAAAAAAGGAGGATTTCGAACCATTCCTTTCATCATAG CAAATGAAGCATTTGAGAAAGTTGCAAGCTTTGGACTAACAGCAAACATGATAATGTATTTAATGAATGAATATCATATGGATATGGCCACCGGTTCAAATCTCCTCTTCATTTGGTCGTCCTTTTCCAACTTACTCCCCGTCGTCGGAGCCTATTTCGCCGATTCCTTCGTCGGTCGGTTTCGAATGATTGCTTATGGTTCCATTTTCAGCTTCTTG GGTACGCTTCTTTTATGGCTAACAACTATGATACCACAAGCAAAGCCACCTCCATGTATCATATCAACTTTCGAAAGCCAATGTTTAGGACCGACATTCTACCAACTCGTGCTACTATGCTCTTCGTTCCTATTAATGTCGGTTGGGGCCGGGGGAATCCGATCGGCTTCGGTTGCTTTCGGTGCGGAACAGCTCGAGGATTCCGACACCTTAAAGCAAGCCGGAGCGATGGAAACGTTCTTAGGTTGGTACAACGCGATGACCGCCTTGTCAGTTGTCATCGCGATCACTTTCATAGTTTATATTCAAGAGAAGTTTGGTTGGCGAGTAGGGTTCGGAGTGCCAGCGGTTCTTATGCTTGTTTCCGCGCTTTCGTTCTTCATGGCTTCGTCACTTTATCGGAATGCAAACATGAGTAAGTCGAGTTTGATGACTGGTTTAGTTCAAGTGGTTGTCGCGGCTTGTCGTAAGAAGGGTGTTGTGTCGACGGTTTCTGATGGGAATAAGGCTAATTCGTTGTATTATCGTCTGAAGGAATCGACGATATTGGTTCCAAGCGACAAACTAAG TTATTTCAACAAAGCTTGTATAATTGAAGATGCTGAGAATGACCTAACCACAGATGGAAAACCTTCCAACCCATGGAGACTTTGCACAATAGATCAAGTTGAGGATTTAAAGAGACTAATTAAGCTTATCCCAATATGGTCAACAGGAATTCTAATGACAGTCAACTTAAGCCAAAACACATTCCCCATAATCCAAGTTAACTCCATGGACCGCCACATTACACCAACTTTCCAAATCCCAGCAGCCTCATTCACCATCTTCATGATCCTCTCGATGATCGCATGGATCGTAATCTACGACCGAATTCTCATCCCAACTGCATCCAAGATCATGGGAAAGCCAGCTAACCTTAGTCCCATCACAAGGATAGGGCTCGGGCTATGCTTCGCTTTCCTCTCAATGATAGTTCGAGCCAGCGTGGAAACTACTCGACGATCCCTAGCACATGAACTAGGGATCGTCGACGACCCGACATCTGTCGTGCCAATGTCGGCTATGTGGTTGTTGCCTCAAAACATGTTGATGGGAGTGGCGGAGGCGTTGTGTGTGGTGGGACAAACTGAGTTGTATATGTCTGAATTGCCGAGGGGCATGTGGAGCTTGTCGAGTTGTCTTTCGGGGATTGCGGGTGGAATCGGAGGGCTAGTGGCGGGCTTGATGATGAATGGAATTGACTTGGTTAGCAAGAGAGGAGGGAAGGAAAGTTGGATATCTAGTAATATTAATAAGGGACattatgattattattgtaTAGTTCTTGCTGGGGTTTGTTTAGttaatttggtttattttattatttgtagtaGGGCATATGAGAATACTAATGGAAGGGTTAGGGTAAAGAAGAATGAGGAAGAAAATGTGTCAAAGTGTGAAGAAGTTGCTAATTAA